The following coding sequences lie in one Spinacia oleracea cultivar Varoflay chromosome 1, BTI_SOV_V1, whole genome shotgun sequence genomic window:
- the LOC110794810 gene encoding actin-related protein 5 isoform X1, whose amino-acid sequence MPFISQIERQTDYKSFPSSCPIVIDNGGSYFRIGWAGECDPRVIFRNIVQRPRHKSTGETVSVVGDHDTGLLKYFDCTRSGPRSAFDNNVVYQFEIMEYILDFGFDRLGVDGHGVDHPVLITECPCNPVSSRCRMAELLFESYGVPSVAFGVDAAFSYTYNQRLGICDKEGLAVCSGFNTSHVIPFVEGEPVFEACCRSNVGGYHVTDYMKQLLSLKYPQHMAFLTWEKVEDLKMEHCYIAQDYSSEVKLFQNKTKEAEEKTRCWQLPFTPAPVEEQPSAEEIARKAAYKEKQGQRLREMAESKRASRINELENELRGLDFLLRQVEKVDDDSVPEFLSDTGYLSKQEIESSISKVNQSLRRTKREQVELEEKAEAATAEKFPLVDVPDNMLTPEQLKEKKKQIFLKTTAEGRQRARQKRAEEELQREKHNQLEEEKRLENPEAYLEQLRTKYKGLLEKVEQKKLLKSNGNNSNGNPTSGGVGRGERMNAAKKERMRLLTTAAFDRGKGEDTFGARDEDWQLYKLMSKDNDDDDEGPDEDEAELIRISSRLQDIDPTFTAKPESGLRQTADVPRSRTLTQEDFQISMAVERFRCPEILFNPNIVGIDQSGLDEMVGVSLRRFSPQGKGLEEKLTSSILLTGGSSQFSGLSDRLEAGVRMIRPCGTPIRVIRASDPIYDAWRGASSYAASLHFPQQTFTKMDYEEKGEDWLRTYKFRYSL is encoded by the exons atgccATTCATCAGCCAAATTGAAAGGCAAACAGATTACAAATCGTTTCCTTCAAGCTGCCCAATCGTCATCGACAATGGCGGCTCCTATTTCCGCATTGg atGGGCTGGTGAGTGTGACCCCAGGGTGATTTTCCGCAACATTGTTCAGAGGCCTCGCCACAAATctacag GAGAAACTGTCTCTGTCGTTGGTGATCATGATACTGGATTGCTGAAATATTTTGACTGTACTCGGTCAGGACCACGATCAGCTTTTGATAACAATGTCGTCTATCAGTTTGAAATTATGGAATAT ATTCTTGACTTTGGATTTGATCGACTGGGTGTTGATGGACATGGG GTCGATCATCCTGTATTGATCACAGAATGCCCATGCAATCCAGTTTCATCACGCTGTAGAATGGCAGAGCTTCTTTTTGAGTCATATGGAGTTCCTTCTGTGG CGTTTGGTGTTGATGCTGCTTTTAGCTACACGTATAATCAGCGACTTGGTATTTGTGATAAGGAGGGCCTTGCTGTTTGCAGCGGATTCAATACCAGCCATGTCATACCA TTTGTTGAAGGAGAGCCGGTTTTTGAAGCGTGCTGCCGAAGTAATGTTGGTGGTTACCATGTTACTGATTACATGAAGCAGCTTCTTTCTCTAAAATATCCTCAGCACAT GGCTTTTCTTACATGGGAGAAAGTTGAagacctgaagatggaacactGTTACATTGCTCAGGACTACAGTTCAGAGGTTAAATTGTTTCAG AACAAAACTAAAGAAGCCGAAGAAAAGACTAGGTGTTGGCAACTTCCATTTACCCCCGCACCAGTTGAGGAGCAACCTTCTGCTGAGGAGATTGCAAGAAAGGCTGCTTACAAGGAGAAACAAGGTCAACGATTGCGGGAAATGGCTGAGTCAAAGAGGGCATCACGAATTAACGAATTGGAAAATGAGTTGCGTGGTTTGGATTTTCTTCTGAGGCAGGTGGAGAAAGTAGATGATGATAGCGTTCCTGAATTTCTTTCAGATACTGGCTATTTGTCTAAACAGGAAATAGAATCTTCTATTTCTAAAGTAAACCAATCTTTGCGAAGAACTAAGCGTGAACAAGTTGAACTGGAGGAGAAGGCAGAGGCAGCAACAGCTGAAAAGTTTCCACTAGTTGATGTTCCTGATAACATGCTGACTCCAGAGCAG CTCAAGGAGAAAAAGAAGCAGATCTTTCTCAAGACTACAGCTGAGGGCCGTCAGCGAGCTAGACAAAAACGTGCTGAAGAGGAACTACAAAGGGAGAAGCATAATCAACTAGAGGAAGAAAAGCGTTT GGAAAACCCAGAGGCTTATTTAGAGCAGTTGCGAACCAAATACAAAGGGCTTTTAGAAAAAGTAGAACAGAAGAAACTGTTAAAGTCAAATGGAAACAATTCAAATGGAAATCCTACATCTGGTGGTGTCGGCCGTGGTGAGAGAATGAATGCTGCTAAGAAAGAGAGAATGCGTCTTTTAACAACAGCTGCTTTTGATCGGGGGAAAGGGGAAGACACTTTTGGTGCAAGAGATGAAGATTGGCAACTCTACAAACTGATGAGTAAAGAtaatgacgatgatgatgaagGTCCAGATGAAGATGAGGCAGAGTTGATACGTATCTCTTCTAGACTCCAG GATATTGACCCAACTTTCACTGCAAAACCAGAATCTGGATTACGCCAAACTGCTGATGTTCCTCGCTCTCGTACTCTTACCCAGGAGGATTTCCAGATTTCAATGGCGGTTGAAAGGTTCCGATGCCCAGAAATTTTGTTCAACCCAAATATAGTTGGGATTGACCAGTCTGGATTAGATGAAATGGTTGGGGTTTCTCTGAGGAGGTTTTCACCTCAGGGCAAAGGTTTGGAGGAGAAGTTAACTAGCTCTATCCTTTTGACTGGAGGAAGTAGTCAATTCTCGGGGTTGAGTGACCGTTTGGAAGCTGGAGTTCGCATGATTCGGCCATGTGGGACCCCTATCAGGGTGATTAGGGCAAGTGATCCTATTTATGATGCATGGCGAGGGGCTTCTTCATATGCTGCTTCTTTGCATTTCCCGCagcaaactttcactaaaaTGGATTACGAAGAAAAAGGGGAAGATTGGCTTCGGACTTACAAGTTCAGGTATTCGCTATGA
- the LOC110794810 gene encoding actin-related protein 5 isoform X2 produces the protein MAELLFESYGVPSVAFGVDAAFSYTYNQRLGICDKEGLAVCSGFNTSHVIPFVEGEPVFEACCRSNVGGYHVTDYMKQLLSLKYPQHMAFLTWEKVEDLKMEHCYIAQDYSSEVKLFQNKTKEAEEKTRCWQLPFTPAPVEEQPSAEEIARKAAYKEKQGQRLREMAESKRASRINELENELRGLDFLLRQVEKVDDDSVPEFLSDTGYLSKQEIESSISKVNQSLRRTKREQVELEEKAEAATAEKFPLVDVPDNMLTPEQLKEKKKQIFLKTTAEGRQRARQKRAEEELQREKHNQLEEEKRLENPEAYLEQLRTKYKGLLEKVEQKKLLKSNGNNSNGNPTSGGVGRGERMNAAKKERMRLLTTAAFDRGKGEDTFGARDEDWQLYKLMSKDNDDDDEGPDEDEAELIRISSRLQDIDPTFTAKPESGLRQTADVPRSRTLTQEDFQISMAVERFRCPEILFNPNIVGIDQSGLDEMVGVSLRRFSPQGKGLEEKLTSSILLTGGSSQFSGLSDRLEAGVRMIRPCGTPIRVIRASDPIYDAWRGASSYAASLHFPQQTFTKMDYEEKGEDWLRTYKFRYSL, from the exons ATGGCAGAGCTTCTTTTTGAGTCATATGGAGTTCCTTCTGTGG CGTTTGGTGTTGATGCTGCTTTTAGCTACACGTATAATCAGCGACTTGGTATTTGTGATAAGGAGGGCCTTGCTGTTTGCAGCGGATTCAATACCAGCCATGTCATACCA TTTGTTGAAGGAGAGCCGGTTTTTGAAGCGTGCTGCCGAAGTAATGTTGGTGGTTACCATGTTACTGATTACATGAAGCAGCTTCTTTCTCTAAAATATCCTCAGCACAT GGCTTTTCTTACATGGGAGAAAGTTGAagacctgaagatggaacactGTTACATTGCTCAGGACTACAGTTCAGAGGTTAAATTGTTTCAG AACAAAACTAAAGAAGCCGAAGAAAAGACTAGGTGTTGGCAACTTCCATTTACCCCCGCACCAGTTGAGGAGCAACCTTCTGCTGAGGAGATTGCAAGAAAGGCTGCTTACAAGGAGAAACAAGGTCAACGATTGCGGGAAATGGCTGAGTCAAAGAGGGCATCACGAATTAACGAATTGGAAAATGAGTTGCGTGGTTTGGATTTTCTTCTGAGGCAGGTGGAGAAAGTAGATGATGATAGCGTTCCTGAATTTCTTTCAGATACTGGCTATTTGTCTAAACAGGAAATAGAATCTTCTATTTCTAAAGTAAACCAATCTTTGCGAAGAACTAAGCGTGAACAAGTTGAACTGGAGGAGAAGGCAGAGGCAGCAACAGCTGAAAAGTTTCCACTAGTTGATGTTCCTGATAACATGCTGACTCCAGAGCAG CTCAAGGAGAAAAAGAAGCAGATCTTTCTCAAGACTACAGCTGAGGGCCGTCAGCGAGCTAGACAAAAACGTGCTGAAGAGGAACTACAAAGGGAGAAGCATAATCAACTAGAGGAAGAAAAGCGTTT GGAAAACCCAGAGGCTTATTTAGAGCAGTTGCGAACCAAATACAAAGGGCTTTTAGAAAAAGTAGAACAGAAGAAACTGTTAAAGTCAAATGGAAACAATTCAAATGGAAATCCTACATCTGGTGGTGTCGGCCGTGGTGAGAGAATGAATGCTGCTAAGAAAGAGAGAATGCGTCTTTTAACAACAGCTGCTTTTGATCGGGGGAAAGGGGAAGACACTTTTGGTGCAAGAGATGAAGATTGGCAACTCTACAAACTGATGAGTAAAGAtaatgacgatgatgatgaagGTCCAGATGAAGATGAGGCAGAGTTGATACGTATCTCTTCTAGACTCCAG GATATTGACCCAACTTTCACTGCAAAACCAGAATCTGGATTACGCCAAACTGCTGATGTTCCTCGCTCTCGTACTCTTACCCAGGAGGATTTCCAGATTTCAATGGCGGTTGAAAGGTTCCGATGCCCAGAAATTTTGTTCAACCCAAATATAGTTGGGATTGACCAGTCTGGATTAGATGAAATGGTTGGGGTTTCTCTGAGGAGGTTTTCACCTCAGGGCAAAGGTTTGGAGGAGAAGTTAACTAGCTCTATCCTTTTGACTGGAGGAAGTAGTCAATTCTCGGGGTTGAGTGACCGTTTGGAAGCTGGAGTTCGCATGATTCGGCCATGTGGGACCCCTATCAGGGTGATTAGGGCAAGTGATCCTATTTATGATGCATGGCGAGGGGCTTCTTCATATGCTGCTTCTTTGCATTTCCCGCagcaaactttcactaaaaTGGATTACGAAGAAAAAGGGGAAGATTGGCTTCGGACTTACAAGTTCAGGTATTCGCTATGA